From a region of the Gossypium raimondii isolate GPD5lz chromosome 10, ASM2569854v1, whole genome shotgun sequence genome:
- the LOC105775845 gene encoding peroxidase 70 — MASHALILLQIIVLSSLAATAFSLSPYYYKNICPQALPTIKTLVEAAVYKERRMGASLLRLHFHDCFVNGCDASILLDPSPTIDSEKGALANQNSARGFEVIDEIKAEVDKICGRPVVSCADILAVAARDSVVALGGPSWKVRLGRRDSTTASRTQADIDIPSPLMDLPALINNFRNQGLNQRDLVALSGGHTIGFAQCLAFRGRIYNATNINPSFAKERRATCPRTGGDTTLAPLDSTAARFDTAYFNSLVKQRGLLTSDQALFSGGSTDNLVNTYRLYPQVFRKDFAQSMIKMGNIKYLTGNQGQIRANCRMVNN, encoded by the exons ATGGCCTCACACGCCTTAATCCTCCTTCAAATCATTGTCTTGTCGAGTCTTGCAGCAACAGCTTTCTCATTATCTCCttattactataaaaatatttgtccCCAAGCTTTACCCACCATCAAAACACTAGTGGAGGCTGCTGTGTATAAAGAGCGCCGCATGGGAGCCTCTTTACTTCGTCTTCACTTCCACGACTGCTTTGTTAAT GGATGTGATGCTTCCATTCTTCTGGATCCCTCTCCCACCATTGACAGTGAAAAAGGCGCTCTTGCTAATCAAAACTCTGCTCGAGGATTCGAAGTGATCGATGAAATTAAGGCAGAAGTTGACAAGATTTGTGGACGCCCTGTGGTCTCTTGCGCTGATATCTTGGCTGTTGCAGCTCGAGATTCCGTAGTTGCA CTTGGAGGACCGTCATGGAAAGTGCGACTTGGTCGGAGAGATTCAACGACAGCCAGTCGAACTCAAGCAGACATTGATATCCCATCCCCACTCATGGATCTTCCTGCATTAATCAACAACTTCAGAAATCAAGGTTTGAACCAGAGAGATCTTGTAGCTCTCTCCGGTGGCCACACCATTGGGTTCGCTCAATGTTTGGCCTTTAGAGGCCGAATTTATAATGCAACAAACATCAACCCTTCGTTTGCAAAAGAGCGAAGAGCAACCTGTCCACGCACCGGAGGAGACACTACCCTTGCTCCTTTAGACTCGACAGCCGCACGCTTTGACACTGCATACTTCAACAGCTTGGTGAAGCAAAGGGGTTTACTCACCTCGGATCAAGCTCTTTTCAGCGGCGGCTCGACTGATAATCTTGTCAATACTTACAGACTTTACCCACAAGTGTTCCGGAAAGATTTTGCTCAGTCAATGATTAAGATGGGAAATATCAAGTATTTAACAGGAAACCAAGGACAAATTCGTGCCAACTGCAGGATGGTGAATAAttaa